The Erythrobacter sp. JK5 genome includes a region encoding these proteins:
- the pseI gene encoding pseudaminic acid synthase: MQINGRPIGLDARPYLIAEMSGNHNHSLDRALEIVDAAAESGADAIKLQTYTADTITLDCDGPGFVIEDENSLWNGRRLHELYDEAHTPWDWHGPIIERARKHGIDCFSSPFDDSAVDFLERLDVPAYKIASFESIDLPLIRKVAATGKPMIISTGMASVVEIGEAIRAAQEAGNEQLCILKCTSTYPATPENTNIRTIANMRDTFGVEVGLSDHTMGTGVAVGAVALGAVLIEKHFTLRRADGGVDSAFSLEPAEFQALRDETERAWQALGQVTYGGTMAEEGSRQFRRSLYVAQDMAEGDVFTETNLRSVRPGFGLPPRHYDVLLGKRVNRACPKGTPVSWDLIA; this comes from the coding sequence ATGCAGATCAATGGACGCCCGATAGGCCTCGACGCCCGCCCCTATCTGATCGCCGAGATGAGCGGGAACCACAATCACTCGCTCGACCGCGCGCTGGAGATCGTCGACGCGGCGGCGGAGAGCGGCGCGGATGCGATCAAGCTGCAGACCTACACCGCCGACACGATCACGCTCGATTGCGACGGGCCGGGCTTCGTCATCGAGGACGAAAACTCGCTCTGGAATGGGCGGCGGCTGCACGAACTCTACGACGAGGCGCACACGCCGTGGGACTGGCACGGCCCGATCATCGAGCGCGCGCGGAAACACGGCATCGACTGCTTCTCCTCGCCCTTCGACGACAGCGCAGTCGACTTTCTCGAACGCCTTGACGTCCCTGCCTACAAGATCGCCAGCTTCGAAAGCATCGACCTGCCGCTGATCCGCAAGGTCGCTGCGACCGGCAAGCCGATGATCATCTCGACCGGCATGGCGAGCGTGGTCGAGATCGGCGAAGCGATCCGCGCTGCGCAGGAAGCAGGCAACGAACAGCTCTGCATCCTCAAATGCACCAGCACTTATCCGGCGACGCCGGAGAACACCAACATTCGCACCATCGCCAACATGCGCGACACGTTCGGGGTGGAAGTCGGCCTGTCGGACCACACGATGGGCACCGGCGTCGCGGTCGGCGCGGTGGCGCTGGGCGCGGTGCTGATCGAGAAGCACTTCACCCTGCGCCGCGCCGATGGCGGCGTGGACAGCGCCTTCAGCCTCGAACCCGCAGAATTCCAGGCCTTGCGCGACGAGACCGAGCGCGCGTGGCAGGCCTTGGGTCAGGTCACCTATGGCGGAACCATGGCCGAGGAAGGCTCGCGCCAGTTCCGCCGCTCGCTTTATGTTGCGCAGGACATGGCCGAGGGCGACGTCTTCACCGAGACGAACCTGCGCTCGGTCCGTCCCGGCTTCGGCCTCCCGCCGCGGCATTACGACGTGCTGCTCGGCAAGCGCGTGAACCGCGCATGCCCCAAGGGCACCCCGGTCAGCTGGGATCTGATCGCCTGA
- the pseG gene encoding UDP-2,4-diacetamido-2,4,6-trideoxy-beta-L-altropyranose hydrolase translates to MRIAIRVDASAQIGTGHVRRSLALAEALRSLGGDVRFVTRSLGVDSVGMMAGAGFDHTSLLGPPGNVFTPDRDVPHSDWAQVDCTRDVGETVEALRAFAPDWVVLDSYAFDAKWHEGVRAGLGCQIAQIDDLADRTLACDLLIDHTYAPDHRARYAAVLPRSARLLGGPRYALLGPAYADAPRYEFHDDVRSIGMFLGGVDAGGHSLGVLDALDAIGFEGAVEVVATTANPHLGDLRERIAGRADTKLSLDLPNLAAFFARHDLQVGAGGGASWERCCIGVPTLLVVVAPNQLSVAPLLAEAGIAAFAPDPAPEALAGHIVTLIDDAARRRALAEKSRELVDGLGATRAALGILASSLTVRPATQADARMMFDWRGDPATRAVSLDSDELVWDDHVAWLSRVLDDPSRNLFVGAIGGRPVGVIRFDFSTDARAEVSLYLDPALHGLGLGPHLLLAGEAAANPAIVDATVLEGNRASQRLFERCGYTRTGPTAYEKHRLPSPEATL, encoded by the coding sequence ATGCGGATTGCCATCCGGGTCGATGCTTCGGCGCAGATCGGCACCGGGCATGTTCGCCGCTCGCTTGCGTTGGCCGAAGCGTTGCGGTCGCTGGGCGGCGACGTGCGCTTCGTCACTCGCTCGCTCGGCGTCGACAGCGTCGGAATGATGGCAGGCGCGGGCTTCGATCACACCAGTCTGCTCGGCCCGCCGGGCAACGTCTTCACCCCCGACCGCGACGTGCCGCATTCGGACTGGGCGCAGGTCGATTGCACCCGCGATGTGGGTGAAACGGTCGAGGCGCTGCGCGCCTTCGCGCCCGACTGGGTCGTGCTCGACAGTTACGCCTTCGACGCGAAGTGGCACGAAGGGGTGCGCGCGGGGCTAGGTTGCCAAATCGCGCAGATCGACGACCTCGCCGACCGCACACTCGCGTGCGACCTGTTGATCGACCACACCTATGCGCCCGATCATCGCGCCAGATACGCCGCCGTCTTGCCGCGCTCGGCGCGGCTGCTGGGCGGTCCTCGCTATGCCCTGCTAGGCCCCGCCTATGCCGATGCGCCGCGCTACGAATTCCACGACGACGTGCGCTCGATCGGGATGTTCTTGGGCGGGGTCGATGCGGGCGGGCATTCGCTCGGCGTGCTCGATGCGCTCGACGCGATCGGCTTCGAGGGTGCGGTCGAAGTGGTCGCGACCACGGCCAATCCGCATCTCGGCGACTTGCGCGAACGGATCGCCGGGCGCGCCGACACCAAGCTATCGCTCGACCTGCCCAATCTCGCCGCGTTCTTCGCCCGGCACGACCTGCAAGTCGGCGCGGGCGGCGGGGCGAGCTGGGAGCGCTGCTGCATCGGCGTGCCGACCCTGCTGGTGGTGGTCGCGCCCAACCAGCTATCGGTCGCGCCGCTGCTGGCCGAAGCAGGGATCGCCGCCTTCGCGCCCGACCCCGCGCCCGAAGCGCTCGCCGGCCATATCGTCACGCTGATCGACGATGCCGCGCGCCGCCGGGCGCTTGCCGAAAAGTCGCGCGAACTTGTCGACGGGCTTGGCGCGACCCGCGCCGCGCTTGGCATCCTCGCAAGCAGCCTCACCGTCCGCCCCGCAACGCAAGCCGACGCGCGCATGATGTTCGACTGGCGCGGCGATCCGGCCACCCGCGCTGTCTCGCTCGATTCCGACGAGCTCGTGTGGGACGATCACGTCGCATGGCTCTCCCGCGTGCTCGACGACCCGTCGCGGAACTTGTTCGTCGGCGCAATCGGCGGGCGACCCGTTGGAGTGATCCGGTTCGATTTCTCGACCGACGCCCGCGCTGAAGTGTCGCTCTACCTCGATCCGGCGCTGCACGGGCTTGGCCTCGGCCCGCACCTGCTGCTGGCAGGCGAAGCAGCCGCCAACCCGGCAATCGTCGATGCGACGGTGCTTGAGGGCAACCGCGCCTCGCAGCGGCTGTTCGAAAGGTGCGGCTACACCAGGACCGGCCCGACCGCTTACGAAAAGCACCGCTTGCCCAGCCCAGAGGCCACGCTGTAA
- the pseF gene encoding pseudaminic acid cytidylyltransferase yields the protein MSENIAIIPARGGSKRIPRKNIRAFAGKPMIGYAIEAALACEAIGRVVVTTDDDEIAAIAEDFGAEVPFRRPAELADDITPTVPVIQHAIQACRTRGFAFEYACCIYPGVPFIRTEDLAEALALLIEHGGEGYTFPVTGFPSPIQRALKRDASGGVAPFDPSHVNTRTQDLEPAYFDAGQFYWGRAETWLSGANIHANGRAIVLPEWRVVDIDTPEDWDRAEALHRAINAAG from the coding sequence ATGAGCGAGAACATCGCCATCATCCCGGCGCGCGGCGGATCGAAGCGGATCCCGCGCAAGAATATCAGGGCCTTCGCGGGCAAGCCGATGATCGGCTACGCGATCGAGGCGGCGCTGGCCTGCGAAGCAATCGGGCGCGTCGTGGTCACCACCGACGATGACGAGATCGCCGCGATTGCTGAGGACTTCGGCGCCGAAGTCCCGTTCCGCCGCCCGGCTGAGCTAGCCGACGACATCACGCCGACTGTCCCGGTGATCCAGCACGCAATCCAGGCCTGCCGCACGCGCGGGTTCGCATTCGAGTATGCCTGCTGCATCTATCCCGGCGTGCCGTTCATCCGCACCGAGGACCTTGCCGAGGCGCTCGCGCTGCTGATCGAACACGGCGGCGAGGGATACACCTTCCCGGTCACCGGCTTCCCCTCCCCGATCCAGCGCGCGTTGAAACGCGATGCGAGCGGGGGCGTGGCTCCGTTCGATCCGAGCCATGTGAACACCCGCACGCAGGATCTCGAACCGGCCTATTTCGATGCCGGCCAATTCTACTGGGGCCGCGCCGAGACCTGGCTGAGCGGGGCCAACATCCACGCCAATGGCCGCGCCATCGTGCTGCCCGAATGGCGCGTGGTCGATATCGACACGCCCGAGGACTGGGACCGCGCCGAGGCGCTACACCGCGCCATCAACGCAGCAGGATAA
- the pseC gene encoding UDP-4-amino-4,6-dideoxy-N-acetyl-beta-L-altrosamine transaminase, with amino-acid sequence MADEFIPYSRQDISDADIAAVSAQLRSDFLTQGPVGGEFERVFAERHSVRHAIGVSNATAALHIGCLAMGVGPGSLVWTSPNSFVSSANCAVFCGAEIDFVDTDPATRNMSLDELTAKLETADRSGRLPDVVIPVDFSGLPCDLAEMRVLADRYGFKILEDASHATGASYKGEPTGSAHAHATVFSFHAVKIVTTGEGGMIVTQDDALAEKLRLLRSHGVTRDDALLQRVSEGGWYYEMVDLGWNYRLTDLQSALGLSQMTRMDEWREARERLADRYDVLLADGPFKRPARFNDRVSSWHLYAVELTQDARMGRAEMFAAMRAANIGVNVHYIPIHTQPFYEKLGFAREQFPNSVAYYDHAMSIPLFPAMTAAQQDRVVETMMTLAA; translated from the coding sequence ATGGCAGACGAATTCATCCCCTACAGCCGACAGGACATCAGCGACGCCGATATCGCCGCCGTGAGCGCACAATTGCGCTCCGATTTCCTGACACAGGGGCCGGTCGGCGGCGAATTCGAGCGGGTCTTCGCCGAACGGCACAGCGTCCGGCACGCAATCGGCGTCTCCAACGCGACCGCGGCGCTGCATATCGGCTGCCTCGCGATGGGCGTCGGCCCCGGCAGTCTCGTCTGGACCAGCCCCAACAGTTTCGTTTCCAGCGCCAATTGCGCGGTGTTCTGCGGGGCGGAGATCGATTTCGTCGATACCGATCCCGCAACCCGAAACATGTCGCTCGACGAGCTGACCGCGAAGCTCGAAACAGCGGACAGGTCCGGCAGACTGCCCGACGTGGTGATCCCGGTCGATTTCTCGGGCCTGCCCTGCGACCTCGCCGAAATGCGCGTTCTGGCCGACCGCTACGGCTTCAAGATCCTCGAAGACGCGAGTCATGCGACCGGCGCAAGCTACAAGGGCGAACCGACCGGCTCGGCCCATGCGCATGCGACGGTGTTCAGCTTTCACGCAGTCAAGATCGTCACCACCGGCGAAGGCGGGATGATCGTGACGCAGGACGATGCTCTCGCCGAAAAGCTGCGCTTGCTGCGTTCGCACGGCGTGACCCGCGACGATGCGCTGTTGCAGCGCGTCTCGGAAGGCGGGTGGTATTACGAGATGGTCGATCTCGGCTGGAACTACCGCCTGACTGACCTGCAATCGGCGCTCGGCCTGTCGCAGATGACCCGGATGGACGAATGGCGCGAGGCGCGCGAACGGCTGGCGGACCGCTACGACGTGCTGCTGGCCGACGGGCCATTCAAGCGCCCGGCGCGGTTCAACGATCGGGTGTCGTCATGGCACCTCTACGCGGTCGAGCTCACCCAGGACGCCAGAATGGGCCGCGCCGAGATGTTTGCGGCGATGCGCGCGGCCAATATCGGCGTGAACGTCCACTACATCCCGATCCACACCCAGCCGTTCTACGAGAAGCTCGGCTTCGCGCGCGAGCAGTTCCCCAACTCGGTCGCCTATTACGACCACGCCATGTCGATCCCGCTGTTCCCGGCGATGACCGCCGCGCAGCAGGACCGCGTGGTCGAGACCATGATGACGCTGGCGGCCTGA
- the pseB gene encoding UDP-N-acetylglucosamine 4,6-dehydratase (inverting) yields the protein MLNDKSVLVTGGTGSFGKAFVRTVLARYPDIRRLVIYSRDELKQFEMAQVFPRSDYPALRYFLGDVRDEARLRRALEGIDVVVHAAALKQVPAAEYNPFECIKTNVLGAQNLIEACLDSKVERVVALSTDKAAAPINLYGATKLCSDKLFVAANNIKGARDIRFSVVRYGNVMGSRGSVIPFFMAKKGDGVLPITDPRMTRFNISLQDGVEMVLWSIENAIGGEVLVPKIPSYRIGDVATAIAPEAEQKVIGIRPGEKIHEEMITASDSFNTVDMGEYYAILPVSAEYSIEDYCRQHGGEPVEPGFAYSSGSNPDFLDVEQIRALIDEHVVGQTID from the coding sequence ATGCTCAATGACAAATCCGTTCTCGTAACCGGGGGCACAGGCTCCTTTGGCAAGGCGTTCGTGCGCACGGTGCTCGCCCGCTATCCGGACATCAGGCGGCTGGTGATCTACTCGCGCGACGAGCTCAAGCAGTTCGAGATGGCGCAGGTCTTTCCGCGCTCCGATTATCCGGCGCTGCGCTATTTCCTCGGCGATGTGCGCGACGAGGCGCGGCTGCGGCGCGCGCTCGAAGGGATCGACGTGGTGGTCCACGCGGCGGCCCTCAAGCAGGTGCCGGCGGCCGAATACAACCCGTTCGAATGCATCAAGACCAACGTGCTGGGCGCGCAGAACCTGATCGAGGCATGCCTCGACAGCAAGGTGGAGCGGGTGGTCGCGCTTTCGACCGACAAGGCCGCTGCGCCGATCAACCTGTACGGCGCGACCAAGCTGTGCAGCGACAAGCTGTTCGTCGCCGCCAACAACATCAAGGGCGCGCGCGATATCCGGTTTTCAGTGGTCCGCTACGGCAATGTCATGGGCTCGCGCGGCTCGGTTATCCCGTTCTTCATGGCGAAGAAGGGCGATGGCGTGCTGCCGATCACCGATCCGCGCATGACCCGCTTCAACATCTCGCTGCAGGACGGGGTCGAGATGGTGCTGTGGTCGATCGAGAACGCGATCGGCGGCGAAGTGCTGGTGCCCAAGATCCCGTCCTACCGGATCGGCGACGTCGCCACCGCGATTGCGCCCGAGGCCGAACAGAAGGTCATCGGCATCCGCCCGGGCGAGAAGATCCACGAAGAAATGATCACCGCTTCGGACAGCTTCAACACGGTCGACATGGGCGAATATTACGCGATCCTGCCGGTCAGCGCCGAATACTCGATCGAGGATTACTGCAGGCAACACGGCGGCGAACCGGTCGAACCGGGATTCGCCTATTCCTCCGGCAGCAACCCCGATTTCCTCGACGTCGAACAGATCCGCGCGCTGATCGACGAGCATGTCGTCGGGCAGACGATCGACTAA
- a CDS encoding sugar transferase: MIFEPITSAARMRGRNDPITSIIRYGVAWTVVVFAPLMLYDLLGITEAFIDPTMINTGVAATVALFFGMYLAGRVLDLPGTRGTVHGVPIMWTSFIIAVIVMFALRTDYSRVMFGYSAAVSTLIAMQLRWSNRTMRQQPFYLVPFGKAMLMEEIEGFPVRRLSRPEIPNDRAANIVADFRADLPDEWERLLAQASLAGVPVYHYKQLTESLTGQVKIEHLSENSLGSLVPNQSYTPVKRLVDIIGSLAAIALTLPVMFALALAIWLEDRDSPFFVQSRTGMGGKPFRMYKFRSMSNRAAPECDDSAREDAITKSEDARVTRIGKFIRKFRLDELPQLFNVLKGEMSLIGPRPEANALAEWYEDNLAFYSYRNIVKPGLTGWAQVNQGHVATLEDIDIKLQYDFYYIKYFSFWLDVLIVMRTIHTIATGFGSK, encoded by the coding sequence ATGATATTCGAACCGATCACTTCGGCAGCGCGCATGCGCGGTCGCAACGATCCTATCACCTCCATCATCCGGTACGGAGTGGCGTGGACCGTCGTCGTGTTCGCGCCGCTGATGCTGTACGACCTGCTGGGCATCACCGAAGCCTTCATCGATCCGACCATGATCAACACCGGCGTGGCGGCGACCGTGGCGCTGTTTTTCGGCATGTACCTCGCTGGTCGGGTGCTCGATTTGCCGGGAACGCGCGGGACGGTGCACGGCGTGCCGATCATGTGGACGAGCTTCATCATCGCGGTGATCGTGATGTTCGCACTGCGCACCGACTACAGCCGTGTGATGTTCGGCTATTCGGCGGCGGTTTCGACGCTGATCGCGATGCAGCTGCGCTGGAGCAACCGCACAATGCGCCAGCAGCCGTTCTATCTCGTCCCGTTCGGCAAGGCGATGCTGATGGAGGAGATCGAAGGGTTTCCGGTGCGCCGGCTGTCGCGGCCCGAGATTCCCAACGATCGCGCCGCGAATATCGTCGCGGATTTCCGCGCCGACCTGCCCGACGAATGGGAGCGTCTGCTGGCGCAGGCATCGCTCGCCGGGGTGCCGGTCTATCATTACAAGCAGCTGACCGAATCGCTCACCGGGCAGGTGAAGATCGAGCACCTGTCGGAAAACTCGCTCGGCTCGCTGGTCCCGAACCAGTCCTACACCCCGGTCAAACGGCTGGTCGACATCATCGGCAGCCTCGCCGCGATCGCGCTGACACTGCCGGTCATGTTCGCGCTGGCGCTGGCGATCTGGCTGGAAGACCGCGATTCGCCGTTCTTCGTCCAGAGCCGCACCGGCATGGGTGGCAAGCCGTTCCGGATGTACAAGTTCCGCTCGATGTCCAATCGGGCCGCACCGGAATGCGACGACAGCGCGCGTGAGGACGCCATCACCAAGTCCGAAGATGCGCGCGTCACCCGGATCGGCAAGTTCATCCGCAAGTTCCGGCTCGACGAGCTGCCGCAGCTGTTCAACGTGCTGAAGGGGGAGATGAGCCTGATCGGCCCGCGTCCCGAAGCCAACGCGCTGGCCGAATGGTACGAGGACAACCTCGCGTTCTATTCGTACCGCAACATCGTGAAACCGGGGCTGACCGGCTGGGCGCAGGTCAACCAGGGCCACGTCGCGACGCTCGAGGACATCGACATCAAGCTGCAGTACGATTTCTACTACATCAAGTATTTCTCGTTCTGGCTCGACGTGCTGATCGTGATGCGCACGATCCACACCATCGCGACCGGATTCGGCTCGAAATAG
- the fabI gene encoding enoyl-ACP reductase FabI, whose protein sequence is MSGLMEGKRGLIMGLANDKSLAWGIARQLAEHGAQLAFSYQGEALAKRVKPLAEQLGSDFTFECDVSSMESLDAAFAALKQRWDTIDFVVHAIGFSDKNELRGKYVDTSLDNFLLTMNISAYSLVAVTKRAADMMPDGGSILTLTYYGAEKVMPHYNVMGVAKAALETSVMYLANDLGPQGIRVNAISAGPVKTLAASGIGDFRYILKWNEYNSPLRRTITLDDVGGSGLYLLSGLSSGVTGEVHHVDAGYHTVGMKQVDAPDLTLET, encoded by the coding sequence ATGAGCGGTCTGATGGAAGGCAAGCGCGGGCTGATCATGGGGCTCGCCAACGACAAGTCGCTGGCCTGGGGCATCGCCAGGCAGCTCGCCGAACACGGTGCGCAGCTGGCGTTTTCGTATCAGGGCGAGGCGCTGGCCAAGCGCGTGAAGCCGCTCGCCGAACAGCTCGGCAGCGATTTCACCTTCGAATGCGACGTGTCGAGCATGGAGTCGCTCGACGCGGCATTCGCGGCGCTGAAGCAGCGCTGGGACACGATCGACTTCGTGGTCCACGCGATTGGCTTTTCCGACAAGAATGAGCTGCGCGGGAAATACGTCGATACCAGCCTCGACAATTTCCTGCTGACGATGAACATCTCGGCCTATTCGCTGGTGGCCGTGACCAAGCGCGCGGCGGACATGATGCCCGATGGTGGCAGCATCCTGACGCTGACCTATTACGGCGCGGAAAAGGTCATGCCGCACTACAACGTGATGGGCGTCGCCAAGGCCGCGCTGGAGACCAGCGTCATGTATCTCGCCAACGATCTTGGCCCGCAGGGCATCCGGGTGAACGCGATCAGCGCCGGGCCGGTCAAGACGCTCGCGGCGAGCGGGATCGGCGATTTCCGCTACATCCTCAAATGGAACGAGTACAACTCGCCGCTGCGCCGCACGATCACCCTGGACGATGTCGGCGGGTCGGGGCTGTACCTCCTGTCGGGCCTGTCCTCGGGCGTGACGGGCGAGGTCCACCATGTCGATGCCGGCTATCACACGGTTGGCATGAAGCAGGTCGACGCGCCCGACCTTACCCTGGAGACGTAG